The following proteins come from a genomic window of Labeo rohita strain BAU-BD-2019 chromosome 25, IGBB_LRoh.1.0, whole genome shotgun sequence:
- the LOC127156430 gene encoding zinc finger protein 609, with amino-acid sequence MSLSSGTAGGKGVDSNAVDTYDSGDEWDIGVGNLIIDLDADLEKDKLEMSGTKDGDGMAAASSAVAALPDNIKFINPVPPPPIKDSKSKAKRSKNSKDSSKSLTPDGAKKDAQGRTQNEGTGPTVGSGSTTLPSGKGSDKSNKASRNVPSGKKDKEGSGKSKKEKNEGVQAGNVPSEKDPSAQVMPLGQARNTPFEGTQNSDLVGAEQLGNITLDTTGIVTPLAIKSEPEEVENNDCRTMKKVKSEKVSTLVFSLLYQ; translated from the coding sequence ATGTCCCTCAGTAGTGGCACTGCAGGCGGGAAAGGTGTGGACTCGAATGCGGTGGACACTTATGACAGCGGGGATGAGTGGGATATTGGTGTAGGCAACCTGATTATTGACCTCGACGCTGACTTAGAGAAAGACAAGCTTGAGATGTCTGGCACCAAGGACGGGGACGGAATGGCTGCTGCCTCGAGCGCCGTAGCGGCATTGCCAGACAACATCAAGTTTATTAATCCGGTGCCTCCTCCGCCAATCAAGGACAGCAAATCCAAAGCTAAGCGTAGCAAGAATTCCAAGGACAGTAGCAAGTCCTTGACCCCTGATGGGGCCAAGAAGGACGCCCAGGGACGGACCCAAAACGAGGGCACTGGGCCAACCGTGGGAAGTGGTTCCACGACTTTACCTTCTGGGAAAGGTTCCGATAAAAGTAACAAAGCCTCCCGTAATGTTCCGAGTGGAAAAAAGGACAAGGAGGGTTCTGGGAAAAGCAAGAAGGAGAAAAACGAAGGGGTACAAGCTGGGAACGTGCCCTCGGAAAAGGACCCATCGGCACAGGTTATGCCGTTAGGCCAGGCACGCAATACTCCGTTTGAGGGGACGCAAAATTCGGACCTTGTTGGTGCTGAGCAACTAGGGAATATTACCCTTGATACCACTGGAATAGTCACACCTTTGGCTATCAAGAGCGAACCAGAAGAAGTGGAAAATAATGACTGCAGGACCATGAAGAAAGTGAAAAGCGAAAAGGTGAGTACACTGGTGTTTTCATTGCTCTACCAATAG